A single region of the Plasmodium malariae genome assembly, chromosome: 7 genome encodes:
- the OGG1 gene encoding N-glycosylase/DNA lyase, putative: MKICHVFLILLMKHIYICKHNNKVEHIGINKMGTITKRKYNLKVENKITKKKKKKSSNGKIMNCSYISSTNNIGSINNIGSTNNIGSTNNIGSTNNIGSTNNIGSTNNIGSTNNIGSTNNIGSTNNIGSTNNIGSTNNIGSTNNIGSTNNIGSTNNIGSTNNIGSTNNIGSTNNIGSTNNIGGTNNIGSTNNIGSTNNIGSTKNVEKEVGKKKDNKHIKRRIKEEKNKICNPHSSITKNYWERKNLIHVDESIHVIKNYENNWKLLNVKADDLQLRYCLLIGQEFCFSEVEYNTYIGTINKKIYLFKETDSNIFYQCVYDRYKILPLENEKGNMNSTRNTYKEDYSSNYYQDVHDFFNLHFPLNKHVDIWRKKDKRMNEITNKIKGLRILKTDSTESFFSFLCSTNNNIPRITLMIDCLKRRYGKFLATVIFQNEDIIIKMINKEKCAQDYKYDMRENSEQRYGTKKDCQNGNVEERTCQSMNTEERAYQSISIQKENLQRLKDEKLREQKLKVKKEFQRNNHTDEETKAEKPLSNKGQSRGNNSINNDNKIFYENLKTMIKEERGMKMFTFYEFPSIQILAKLKEEDLRNLGFGYRSNYVIESAKILTKMGSEKWIEDLKKEDKTKNCINKLIQFPGIGLKVANCICLFGLNKFDCIPIDTHIYDIIYKYYKNIIGDDKIAHSLSNTDKNGKNGKNGKNGKNGKNGKNGKNGKNGKNGKNGKNGKNDKIDQIGKNNETDQIGKIENIILEKNNAKNGKHSNNNNQKKNSQFCDNSKMKRQTTVIHTQKLQKKALTTSLYIKLYTKLKNLFGPNCGWAQTILFASELKKFSYLFE, encoded by the coding sequence atgaaaatttgtCATGTTTTTTTGATTTTGTTAATGaagcatatttatatttgtaaacaTAACAACAAAGTTGAGCATAtaggaataaataaaatgggTACCATTACAAAGAGGAAATACAATTTAAAagtggaaaataaaataacgaaaaaaaaaaaaaaaaaaagttcaaatggaaaaattatgaactgTTCATACATTAGCAGTACTAATAATATTGgcagtattaataatattggcAGTACTAATAATATTGGCAGTACTAATAATATTGGCAGTACTAATAATATTGGCAGTACTAATAATATTGGCAGTACTAATAATATTGGCAGTACTAATAATATTGGCAGTACTAATAATATTGGCAGTACTAATAATATTGGCAGTACTAATAATATTGGCAGTACTAATAATATTGGCAGTACTAATAATATTGGCAGTACTAATAATATTGGCAGTACTAATAATATTGGCAGTACTAATAATATTGGCAGTACTAATAATATTGGCAGTACTAATAATATTGGCAGTACTAATAATATTGGCGGTACTAATAATATTGGCAGTACTAATAATATTGGCAGTACTAATAATATTGGAAGTACTAAAAATGTTGAAAAAGAGGTgggtaaaaaaaaggataacaAACATATCAAAAGAAGAATTAAAGAAGAGAAGAACAAAATATGTAATCCCCATTCAAGTATCACAAAGAATTATtgggaaagaaaaaatttaattcatgTGGATGAGTCCATCcatgttataaaaaattatgagaaCAATTGGAAATTACTAAATGTTAAAGCAGATGATTTACAGTTAAGATACTGCTTATTAATAGGTCAAGAATTTTGTTTTAGTGAAGTGGaatataacacatatataggaacaataaataaaaaaatatatctatttaaagaaacagacagcaatatattttatcagtGTGTTTATGatagatataaaatattaccgttagaaaatgaaaaagggaATATGAACAGTACACGCAATACATATAAAGAAGATTATTCAAGCAATTATTATCAGGATGTACATGACTTCTTTAATTTGCATTTTCCTTTAAACAAACATGTTGATATTtggagaaaaaaagataaaagaaTGAACGAAAttactaataaaattaaaggatTAAGGATATTAAAAACGGATTCTACTGAAtcttttttctcctttttgtGCTCAACAAACAATAACATTCCGAGGATAACTTTGATGATTGACTGTTTGAAAAGACGCTATGGAAAATTTCTTGCCACTGTTATATTTCAAAACGaagatataattataaaaatgataaataaggAGAAGTGTGCACAGGATTACAAGTATGACATGAGGGAAAATTCCGAGCAGCGTTATGGTACAAAAAAGGATTGTCAAAATGGAAACGTGGAAGAGCGCACTTGCCAAAGTATGAACACGGAAGAGCGTGCCTACCAAAGTATAAGCATTCAGAAGGAAAACTTGCAAAGGCTGAAAGATGAAAAACTGAgagaacaaaaattaaaggtGAAGAAAGAATTCCAGAGAAACAATCATACTGATGAAGAAACTAAAGCGGAAAAACCCCTATCAAACAAGGGACAAAGTAGAGGTAATAATtctataaataatgataacaaaatattttatgaaaatttaaaaacaatGATAAAAGAAGAGAGAGGAATGAAAATGTTTACTTTTTATGAATTCCCAAGCATACAAATATTAGctaaattaaaagaagagGATTTAAGAAATTTAGGTTTTGGTTACAGAAGTAATTATGTTATAGAGAgtgcaaaaatattaacaaaaatggGCAGCGAAAAATGGATAgaagatttaaaaaaggaagacaaaacaaaaaattgcataaataaattaatacaatTTCCAGGTATAGGCTTAAAAGTAGCCAACTGCATTTGTCTATTCGGTTTGAACAAATTTGATTGTATACCTATagatacacatatatatgatattatttataaatattataaaaacatcATAGGTGATGATAAAATCGCGCATTCTTTGAGTAACACTGACAAAAATggcaaaaatggaaaaaatggcaaaaatggaaaaaatggcaaaaatggaaaaaatggcaaaaatggaaaaaatggcaaaaatggaaaaaatggcaaaaatggcaaaaatgacaaaattgACCAAATTGGTAAAAACAACGAAACTGACCAAATtggaaaaatagaaaatattatcctggaaaaaaataacgcaaaaaatggaaaacactcaaataataataaccaAAAAAAGAATTCCCAATTTTGTGATAattcaaaaatgaaaaggcaGACAACTGTTATACATACTCAAAAACTTCAGAAAAAAGCTTTGACAACATccttatacataaaattatatacgaAGCTAAAAAATCTATTTGGTCCAAACTGCGGGTGGGCACAAACAATTCTTTTCGCATCTGAATTGAAGAAATTTAGTTACTTGTTTGAATGA